The bacterium nucleotide sequence TCAAACTAATTTTGTTGAGTTTAACTTTGCTGAGCTGAAAACCCGCTTCGACAGTGCCTTGAGCAATGGTCAGCGTGCCGAAATTCGCAGAGTGCGTGATCCTGATGAACTGGATTGGCTGCCTTCCTTCTATCGCCTGCTGCCGACAGGAGCACATGCGGACAGGCAGTGGCGACGCATCATCTTTCTGCTGCCATTTGCCAGGCAGACCGACGGTGCCGCCAGTCTGGGCGCACAACTGGCTAAGGCCAAGGTAAGTGAGGCGCGTCTATTTCAAATTATCAGGTCCAATTATCCCAATGATTTTCTTTACCTGCGGCGAATCCTGCAACAGGTCCAGCCCTCTCTCGATTGGCAGCAGTTTGGGAAGATGCTTTATTATTGGGGGGACAACACCAAGCGGCATATTCTTGAGGATTATTTTCTAGCAGCCAAACCTGAAAAATAATGAGAAAAACAATTGACTTGAGGAGAGAAAGATGAGCGAAAAAAACTTCCTTAATATTCACGTAATTATATCCCATAACCCCTCCTGTTTGAACCGCGATGACATGAATATGCAAAAATCCGCCATAT carries:
- the casB gene encoding type I-E CRISPR-associated protein Cse2/CasB — encoded protein: MSEQALTTKDQTNFVEFNFAELKTRFDSALSNGQRAEIRRVRDPDELDWLPSFYRLLPTGAHADRQWRRIIFLLPFARQTDGAASLGAQLAKAKVSEARLFQIIRSNYPNDFLYLRRILQQVQPSLDWQQFGKMLYYWGDNTKRHILEDYFLAAKPEK